The Rhodothermus marinus DSM 4252 DNA segment CGAGGCAGCGCATACAGTGCCATAGCCACCGCCACGGCCGTTGCCACGGCCCAGAAGACGGCCGTCGAGCCGCTGCCGGCCATCAGGTTGCCCTCGCCCGTCACCCAGAGCCCCACGAAGATCATCCCCACCATGACGCCGAGCGGGATCAGGAAGTCGGAGGCCCGGCAGGGCGCGTCTTCGACCGGCTTCAGGCCTGCAATTTCTTCGGCCACCAGCGGTTGCGCATCGGGACGCAGAAGCTGGCCCGTCGTCGCCGCCCGCCTTTCGGCCGCCCGCATCGGACCGAAGCCCCAGCCCGTCCAGGCCACCAGCAGCGCAAACAGAATGGTCAGCCAGCTGAAGACGTTATAGAGCAGCCCTTCGGCCAGCAGACGTACGGCCCCGTCCGAAATTCCCTGCGCGGCCAGCAATCCCAGCACGTAAGCGCCCCAGCCGTTGAGCGGAATCATCATGCAGACCGGCGCGCTCGTCGCATCGCAGTAGAACGCGAGCTTTTCGCGGGGCAGCCGCAGTCGATCGAAAAACGGCCGCCCCACGGCACCAACCACCAGTGAGGTGATGCTGGATTCGACAAAGATCACCAGGCCCACCAGCCAGGCCAGCAGTTCGGCTCCCCGCCGCGACGTGCCCCAGCCGCGCCGCTGCGCCCAGGCGATGAATCCCTGCACGCCGCCCGACGCCTGCACCAGCGCAATCAGGCCGCCCACCAGCAGGCAGAACATCACCACGCGCGTGTTGCCTGCGTCGGCAAAGACGGCCACCAGTTCGTCACCCAGCCGTCGCAGCCCCAGCAGCGGATGCCCCCCTTCCAGCAGCGTGGTGCCCAGCCAGAGTCCGACCAGCAGCGACAGATAGACCTGGCGCGTCCACAGGGCCAGCCCGATGGCCACAATCGGCGGAAGCAGGACGAGCCCGTCCATGGACCCGGCGGTTCAGCGGGGCTCGTTGCCCGGCTTCCACTTGATGTTGCAGCCCATCGAGGGGTACTGCGGGCCGCTCACCTTCCCGGTATCCAGCAGCTCGTCCAACGCCCGCTTCAGATCGGCCCCGGTGGCCGGACGCCCCTGGCCGGGACGCGTGTCGTCGAATCGACCATGATAGACCAGCCGCCGATCGGCGTCGAACACGTACAGGTCCGGCGTGCAGAGCGCCCCGTACGCTTTCGCAACCTCCTGCGTCTCGTCGAACAGGTACGGAAACGGATAGCCCTTGGCCCG contains these protein-coding regions:
- a CDS encoding Na+/H+ antiporter NhaC family protein, whose translation is MDGLVLLPPIVAIGLALWTRQVYLSLLVGLWLGTTLLEGGHPLLGLRRLGDELVAVFADAGNTRVVMFCLLVGGLIALVQASGGVQGFIAWAQRRGWGTSRRGAELLAWLVGLVIFVESSITSLVVGAVGRPFFDRLRLPREKLAFYCDATSAPVCMMIPLNGWGAYVLGLLAAQGISDGAVRLLAEGLLYNVFSWLTILFALLVAWTGWGFGPMRAAERRAATTGQLLRPDAQPLVAEEIAGLKPVEDAPCRASDFLIPLGVMVGMIFVGLWVTGEGNLMAGSGSTAVFWAVATAVAVAMALYALPRPLRGGRPVLSLARSTTLVLRGMSGLVGVTVLVVLAFALGQVSRALEMGPYLVGLIDPNWPVWWLPALVFLVGCFVSFTLGSSWTTFAILIPVALPLAEGLGLPLPLMLGAVLSGGIFGDYASPLSDTTIISSMAAACDHIDHVNTQLPYALLLAGVSLVVYLGLGLAL